From Pseudomonas sp. B21-028, one genomic window encodes:
- a CDS encoding antibiotic biosynthesis monooxygenase — protein sequence MHSSRNNRSFTQLIEFDIEPHWQQALITALSEQTERLAREHQGFLSASIQVSEDGRRVLNYLQWQTREAGEVAFRRFESGEQDFWWLIQAHRAKAVTFGSFQMVHSIERSPDNALQCQLVG from the coding sequence ATGCACTCATCAAGGAACAATCGCAGCTTCACCCAACTGATCGAATTCGACATCGAGCCTCACTGGCAACAGGCGCTGATCACCGCCCTGTCGGAGCAGACCGAGCGCCTGGCGCGGGAGCATCAGGGCTTCCTGAGTGCCAGCATCCAGGTCAGCGAGGACGGCAGGCGCGTACTCAACTATTTGCAGTGGCAAACCCGCGAAGCGGGTGAGGTGGCGTTTCGACGGTTTGAAAGCGGTGAGCAGGATTTCTGGTGGCTGATCCAGGCCCACCGGGCCAAAGCCGTGACGTTTGGCTCGTTCCAGATGGTCCACAGCATCGAACGCAGCCCGGATAATGCGCTGCAGTGTCAGCTGGTTGGTTGA
- the soxR gene encoding redox-sensitive transcriptional activator SoxR: MAQIDIHKELTVGQVAARSGVAVTALHFYETKGLIKSTRNQGNQRRYPRGVLRRVALIKVAQRLGIPLAEIGEALKTLPDDRAPTAADWQVLSVQWSQDLDRRINQLMALRDRLNGCIGCGCLSMEACPLRNQGDVLGERGPGAHLLDES; the protein is encoded by the coding sequence ATGGCACAGATAGACATCCACAAGGAACTCACCGTTGGCCAGGTGGCCGCCCGTAGCGGCGTGGCCGTCACCGCCCTGCACTTCTATGAAACCAAGGGCCTGATCAAAAGCACCCGCAACCAGGGCAACCAACGCCGCTATCCCCGAGGGGTGTTGCGGCGCGTGGCGCTGATCAAGGTTGCCCAGCGCCTGGGGATTCCCTTGGCGGAGATCGGCGAAGCATTGAAGACCCTGCCGGACGATCGCGCCCCAACGGCTGCCGATTGGCAGGTTCTGTCGGTGCAATGGAGCCAGGACCTGGATAGACGCATCAACCAATTGATGGCGTTGCGCGACCGGCTGAACGGTTGTATCGGCTGCGGTTGCCTGTCGATGGAGGCTTGCCCGCTGCGTAACCAGGGCGATGTGCTGGGCGAGCGCGGGCCGGGTGCACATCTGCTGGACGAGTCGTAA
- a CDS encoding VOC family protein, with protein sequence MGVKAIPEGFHSITPYLGIHKAAEAIEFYKKAFNATEVMRLAMPDGGIGHAELRIGGSPIMLGTPCDQGPLRNPDQSPSVGLHLYVEDVDRMFAQAIAAGGTVIAEVKDQFYGDRSGSLKDPYGHVWFLATHKEDLTQEQIEQRAREMFQQG encoded by the coding sequence ATGGGCGTCAAAGCCATTCCCGAAGGTTTCCACAGCATTACGCCCTACCTGGGCATTCATAAAGCCGCCGAAGCCATCGAGTTCTACAAAAAAGCCTTCAATGCTACTGAAGTCATGCGCCTGGCAATGCCCGACGGTGGCATCGGTCATGCCGAACTGCGGATCGGCGGCAGCCCGATCATGCTCGGCACGCCGTGCGATCAAGGCCCGCTGCGCAATCCGGACCAATCGCCGTCGGTGGGCCTGCACTTATATGTCGAGGATGTGGACCGCATGTTCGCCCAGGCGATCGCCGCCGGAGGCACGGTGATCGCCGAGGTCAAGGATCAGTTCTATGGCGATCGTTCCGGCAGCTTGAAGGATCCCTATGGGCATGTGTGGTTCCTGGCCACCCACAAGGAAGATCTGACTCAGGAGCAGATCGAGCAACGGGCCAGGGAGATGTTTCAACAGGGCTGA
- the prpF gene encoding 2-methylaconitate cis-trans isomerase PrpF: MAHAPRFSPQIKIPATYMRGGTSKGVFFKLTDLPEAARVPGAARDALLLRVIGSPDPYEKQIDGMGGATSSTSKTVILSKSDQADHDVDYLFGQVSIDKPFVDWSGNCGNLSAAVGSFAISSGLVEPSRIPQNGVAVVRIWQANIGKTIIAHVPMTDGAVQETGDFELDGVTFPAAEVQLEFMAPAAEEEGGGGSMFPTGNLVDDLEVPGVGTLKATLINAGIPTIFINARDVGYTGTELQGAINGDPKALAMFETIRAHGALRMGLIKQLDEAAQRQHTPKVAFVAPPAEYVSSSGKAVAAGDVDLLVRALSMGKLHHAMMGTAAVSIGTAAAISGTLVNQAAGGIERNAVRFGHPSGTLRVGAEASQANGEWTVTKAIMSRSARVLMEGFVRVPADTF; the protein is encoded by the coding sequence ATGGCTCATGCACCACGCTTTTCACCACAGATCAAAATCCCCGCCACCTACATGCGCGGGGGCACCAGCAAGGGCGTGTTCTTCAAATTGACGGACCTGCCCGAAGCCGCCCGTGTCCCAGGCGCGGCGCGCGATGCCTTGCTGCTGCGGGTCATCGGCAGCCCCGACCCGTATGAGAAACAGATCGACGGCATGGGCGGGGCGACGTCCAGCACCAGCAAGACGGTGATCCTGTCCAAGAGCGACCAGGCCGACCACGACGTCGATTACCTGTTCGGCCAGGTCTCCATCGACAAGCCGTTCGTGGACTGGAGCGGCAACTGCGGCAACCTGTCGGCGGCGGTGGGATCGTTTGCCATCAGCAGTGGCCTGGTGGAGCCCAGCCGCATTCCGCAAAACGGCGTGGCCGTGGTGCGGATCTGGCAGGCCAACATCGGCAAGACCATCATTGCCCACGTGCCGATGACCGATGGCGCGGTGCAGGAAACCGGTGATTTTGAACTCGACGGGGTGACTTTCCCGGCGGCAGAAGTGCAACTGGAATTCATGGCCCCGGCCGCCGAGGAAGAAGGCGGGGGCGGTTCGATGTTTCCCACCGGCAACCTGGTGGACGACCTGGAAGTGCCTGGCGTCGGTACGCTCAAGGCAACCCTGATCAATGCCGGGATCCCGACGATTTTCATCAATGCCCGAGACGTCGGTTATACCGGCACTGAGCTGCAGGGCGCCATCAACGGTGATCCAAAGGCCTTGGCGATGTTTGAAACCATCCGCGCCCACGGTGCCCTGCGCATGGGGCTGATCAAGCAACTGGACGAAGCCGCCCAGCGCCAGCACACGCCGAAAGTGGCGTTTGTCGCGCCGCCGGCGGAGTACGTTTCATCGAGTGGAAAAGCCGTAGCGGCGGGTGACGTCGACTTGCTGGTGCGGGCGCTGTCCATGGGCAAGCTGCACCACGCCATGATGGGCACCGCCGCCGTCTCCATCGGCACCGCTGCCGCCATTTCCGGCACCCTGGTGAACCAGGCTGCCGGCGGTATCGAGCGCAACGCCGTGCGCTTCGGCCACCCGTCCGGCACCTTGCGCGTCGGCGCCGAGGCCAGCCAGGCCAACGGCGAATGGACGGTGACCAAAGCCATCATGAGTCGCAGCGCGCGGGTGTTGATGGAAGGGTTCGTGCGGGTACCGGCAGACACGTTCTGA
- the acnD gene encoding Fe/S-dependent 2-methylisocitrate dehydratase AcnD yields MNTEFRKPLSGTSLDYFDVRGAVDAIRPGAYDGLPYTSRVLAENLVRRCDPATLRESLLQLIERKRDLDFPWFPARVVCHDILGQTALVDLAGLRDAIAQQGGDPAQVNPVVPTQLIVDHSLAVESAGSDPQAFAKNRAIEDRRNEDRFHFINWTKKAFKNVDVIPPGNGIMHQINLEKMSPVIQQRDGVAFPDTCVGTDSHTPHVDALGVIAIGVGGLEAESVMLGRASWMRLPEIVGVELTGKLQPGITATDMVLALTEFLRKQKVVGAWLEFFGEGAQALTLGDRATISNMAPEYGATAAMFYIDQQTIDYLKLTGREDAQVQLVETYARQVGLWADSLKGAQYERGLSFDLSSVVRNMAGPSNPHARVATADLAANGIAGQWTDVPGQMPDGAVIIAAITSCTNTSNPRNVIAAGLLARNANRLGLARKPWVKSSLAPGSKTVALYLDEAGLTKELEQLGFGVVAFACTTCNGMSGALDPAIQQEIIDRDLYATAVLSGNRNFDGRIHPYAKQAFLASPPLVVAYAIAGTIRFDIEKDVLGVVDGREIRLKDIWPSDEEIEAVVKASVKPEQFRQVYIPMFAIQEDTGPKVTPLYDWRPQSTYIRRPPYWEGALAGARPLKGMRPLAVLPDNITTDHLSPSNAIMLDSAAGEYLAKMGLPEEDFNSYATHRGDHLTAQRATFANPKLFNEMVQENGKVKQGSLARVEPEGKVMRMWEAIETYMERKQPLIIIAGADYGQGSSRDWAAKGVRLAGVEAIAAEGFERIHRTNLVGMGVLPLEFKPGTDRKTLGIDGSEIYDVIGERTPRATLTLVITRKNGERVEVPVTCRLDTAEEVSIYEAGGVLQRFAQDFLESAVAV; encoded by the coding sequence ATGAACACAGAATTTCGCAAACCGCTGTCCGGCACTTCGCTGGATTATTTCGACGTTCGCGGTGCCGTGGATGCCATCCGCCCCGGCGCCTACGACGGCCTGCCGTACACTTCGCGCGTGCTGGCGGAAAACCTGGTGCGTCGCTGCGACCCGGCCACCTTGCGCGAGTCGCTGCTGCAACTGATCGAGCGCAAGCGCGACCTGGACTTCCCATGGTTCCCGGCTCGAGTGGTGTGCCATGACATTCTCGGCCAGACCGCCCTGGTGGACCTGGCCGGTCTGCGCGACGCCATCGCCCAACAAGGTGGCGACCCGGCGCAAGTCAACCCGGTGGTGCCGACCCAACTGATCGTCGACCACTCCCTGGCAGTGGAAAGCGCCGGCTCCGACCCCCAGGCATTTGCCAAGAATCGTGCGATTGAAGACCGCCGCAACGAAGACCGCTTCCACTTCATCAACTGGACCAAAAAGGCCTTCAAGAACGTTGACGTGATTCCGCCGGGCAACGGGATCATGCACCAGATCAACCTGGAAAAGATGTCCCCGGTGATCCAGCAACGGGACGGCGTCGCCTTCCCCGACACCTGCGTGGGCACCGACAGCCATACGCCTCATGTCGACGCCTTGGGTGTGATCGCCATCGGCGTCGGTGGGCTGGAAGCCGAGAGCGTCATGCTCGGTCGCGCATCGTGGATGCGCCTGCCGGAAATCGTCGGCGTCGAGCTGACCGGCAAGTTGCAACCGGGCATCACCGCCACCGACATGGTGCTGGCGCTGACCGAGTTCCTGCGCAAGCAAAAGGTCGTTGGCGCCTGGCTGGAGTTTTTCGGTGAAGGCGCCCAGGCGCTGACCCTGGGCGACCGCGCCACCATCTCCAACATGGCCCCGGAATACGGCGCCACGGCGGCGATGTTCTACATCGACCAGCAGACCATCGACTACCTGAAGCTCACCGGTCGCGAAGACGCGCAGGTGCAATTGGTGGAAACCTATGCCCGGCAAGTGGGCCTGTGGGCCGACAGCCTCAAGGGCGCGCAATACGAGCGCGGCCTGAGTTTCGACCTGTCCTCGGTGGTGCGCAACATGGCCGGGCCGAGCAACCCTCATGCCCGCGTCGCGACCGCCGATCTGGCGGCCAACGGCATCGCCGGGCAATGGACCGACGTGCCAGGGCAGATGCCCGACGGCGCGGTGATCATCGCCGCTATCACCAGTTGCACCAACACCAGCAACCCGCGCAACGTCATTGCCGCAGGCCTCCTGGCGCGTAATGCCAATCGCCTGGGGCTGGCCCGCAAGCCGTGGGTCAAGTCGTCCCTGGCACCGGGTTCGAAAACCGTGGCGCTGTATCTGGATGAGGCCGGCCTGACCAAGGAGCTGGAGCAATTGGGCTTCGGCGTGGTGGCCTTCGCCTGCACCACTTGCAATGGCATGTCTGGCGCGCTGGACCCGGCGATCCAGCAGGAAATCATCGACCGCGACCTGTACGCCACCGCCGTGCTGTCGGGTAACCGCAACTTCGATGGACGTATCCATCCATACGCCAAGCAGGCGTTCCTCGCATCACCGCCATTGGTGGTGGCCTACGCCATCGCCGGGACCATCCGTTTCGACATCGAGAAGGATGTGCTGGGCGTGGTGGACGGTCGGGAAATCCGTCTCAAGGACATCTGGCCGAGTGACGAGGAAATCGAAGCGGTGGTCAAGGCTTCGGTGAAGCCGGAACAGTTCCGCCAGGTGTACATCCCGATGTTCGCCATCCAGGAAGACACCGGGCCGAAAGTCACGCCGTTGTACGACTGGCGTCCGCAAAGCACCTACATCCGTCGTCCGCCGTACTGGGAAGGGGCGTTGGCGGGGGCGCGGCCGCTCAAGGGCATGCGTCCGTTGGCGGTGCTGCCGGACAACATCACCACCGATCACCTGTCACCGTCCAACGCAATCATGCTGGACAGCGCCGCTGGCGAATACCTGGCGAAAATGGGCCTGCCGGAAGAAGACTTCAACTCCTACGCCACGCACCGGGGCGACCATCTGACCGCCCAGCGCGCCACCTTCGCCAACCCGAAACTGTTCAACGAAATGGTCCAGGAAAACGGCAAGGTCAAGCAGGGTTCCCTGGCACGGGTCGAGCCTGAAGGCAAAGTCATGCGCATGTGGGAAGCCATCGAAACCTACATGGAACGCAAGCAGCCGCTGATCATCATCGCCGGTGCCGACTACGGCCAGGGTTCGTCCCGGGACTGGGCGGCCAAGGGTGTGCGCCTGGCCGGAGTCGAGGCGATTGCCGCCGAAGGCTTCGAGCGCATCCATCGCACCAACCTGGTGGGCATGGGCGTGCTGCCGCTGGAGTTCAAACCCGGCACTGATCGCAAGACCCTGGGCATCGATGGCAGCGAGATCTATGACGTAATTGGCGAGCGCACCCCACGTGCGACGTTGACGTTGGTCATCACCCGCAAGAACGGTGAGCGCGTTGAAGTGCCGGTGACCTGCCGTCTCGATACGGCTGAAGAGGTGTCGATCTATGAAGCGGGTGGCGTGTTGCAGCGCTTTGCCCAGGACTTTCTTGAATCGGCGGTCGCCGTTTAA
- the prpC gene encoding 2-methylcitrate synthase codes for MAEAKVLSGAGLRGQVAGQTALSTVGQSGAGLTYRGYDVRDLAADAQFEEVAYLLLYGELPTQAQLEAYIGKLRQLRDLPQALKEVLERIPADAHPMDVMRTGCSFLGNLEPEASFSEQHDKTDRLLAAFPAIMCYWYRFSHQGQRIECVTDEASIGGHFLHLLHGKKPSELHVKVMNVSLILYAEHEFNASTFTARVCASTLSDLFSCITAAIGSLRGPLHGGANEAAMEMIERFDSPEAAIKGTLAMLERKDKIMGFGHAIYKDNDPRNEVIKGWSKKLADEVGDTVLFPVSEAIDKTMWEQKKLFPNADFYHASAYHFMGIPTKLFTPIFVCSRLTGWAAHVFEQRANNRIIRPSAEYTGVEQRKFVPIEQR; via the coding sequence ATGGCCGAAGCAAAAGTACTCAGTGGTGCCGGGCTCCGTGGCCAGGTAGCCGGCCAAACCGCCTTGTCCACCGTGGGCCAGTCCGGTGCCGGCCTGACCTACCGTGGCTATGACGTTCGCGACCTGGCGGCGGATGCGCAATTCGAAGAAGTGGCTTACCTGTTGCTGTACGGCGAACTGCCGACCCAGGCGCAGTTGGAGGCTTACATCGGCAAACTGCGTCAATTGCGCGATCTGCCCCAGGCTCTGAAGGAAGTACTGGAGCGCATTCCCGCCGACGCCCATCCGATGGACGTGATGCGCACCGGTTGCTCGTTTCTCGGCAATCTGGAACCCGAGGCAAGCTTTTCCGAACAGCACGACAAGACCGACCGCCTGCTGGCTGCATTCCCGGCGATCATGTGCTACTGGTATCGCTTTAGCCACCAGGGCCAACGCATCGAATGCGTGACCGACGAAGCGTCCATCGGTGGCCATTTCCTGCACCTGCTGCACGGCAAGAAACCGAGCGAGCTGCACGTCAAGGTGATGAACGTGTCGCTGATCCTCTACGCCGAGCATGAATTCAATGCTTCGACCTTCACCGCCCGCGTCTGCGCCTCGACCCTGTCGGACCTGTTTTCCTGCATCACCGCGGCGATTGGCTCGCTGCGTGGCCCGTTGCATGGCGGCGCCAACGAAGCGGCCATGGAAATGATCGAGCGCTTCGACTCGCCGGAAGCGGCAATCAAGGGCACCCTGGCGATGCTGGAGCGCAAGGACAAGATCATGGGCTTCGGCCACGCGATCTATAAGGACAACGATCCGCGCAACGAGGTGATCAAGGGTTGGTCGAAAAAACTCGCCGATGAAGTGGGCGACACCGTGCTGTTCCCGGTTTCCGAAGCCATCGACAAGACCATGTGGGAGCAGAAGAAGCTGTTCCCCAACGCCGATTTCTACCATGCCTCGGCGTACCACTTCATGGGCATCCCGACCAAGCTGTTCACGCCGATCTTTGTCTGCTCGCGCCTGACCGGCTGGGCCGCCCACGTGTTCGAACAACGCGCCAACAACCGCATCATCCGCCCGAGCGCCGAATACACCGGCGTCGAACAGCGCAAGTTCGTGCCAATCGAACAACGCTGA
- the prpB gene encoding methylisocitrate lyase: MSSSKSTPGQRFRDAVATEHPLQVVGTINANHALLAKRAGFKAIYLSGGGVAAGSLGVPDLGITGLDDVLTDVRRITDVCDLPLLVDVDTGFGSSAFNVARTVKSMSKFGAAAIHIEDQVGAKRCGHRPNKEIVSQQEMVDRIKAAVDARTDDSFVIMARTDALAVEGLESALDRAAACIEAGADMIFPEAITELEMYKLFASRVKAPILANITEFGATPLYTTEQLAGADVSLVLYPLSAFRAMNKAAENVYTAIRRDGTQQNVIDTMQTRMELYDRIDYHTFEQKLDALFAAKK; the protein is encoded by the coding sequence ATGAGTTCCAGCAAGAGCACGCCAGGCCAGCGATTCCGCGACGCGGTCGCCACCGAGCACCCGTTGCAGGTGGTTGGCACGATCAACGCCAACCATGCGCTGCTGGCCAAGCGCGCCGGCTTCAAGGCGATCTACCTGTCGGGCGGTGGCGTGGCGGCCGGTTCCCTCGGCGTGCCGGACCTGGGCATCACCGGCCTGGATGATGTGCTGACCGATGTGCGGCGGATCACCGACGTGTGCGACCTGCCGTTGCTGGTGGACGTGGACACCGGTTTCGGTTCCTCGGCGTTCAACGTGGCCCGCACCGTCAAGTCGATGAGCAAGTTCGGCGCGGCGGCGATCCACATCGAAGACCAGGTCGGCGCCAAGCGCTGCGGCCATCGGCCGAACAAGGAAATCGTTTCGCAGCAGGAAATGGTCGACCGCATCAAGGCGGCCGTCGATGCCCGCACCGACGACAGCTTCGTGATCATGGCCCGCACCGATGCCCTGGCGGTGGAAGGCCTGGAGTCCGCGTTGGACCGTGCGGCCGCGTGCATCGAGGCCGGTGCCGACATGATCTTCCCCGAAGCGATTACCGAACTGGAGATGTACAAGCTGTTCGCCAGCCGCGTGAAGGCGCCGATCCTGGCTAACATTACCGAGTTCGGCGCGACGCCGCTCTACACCACCGAACAGCTGGCCGGTGCCGACGTGTCCCTGGTGCTGTACCCGTTGTCGGCGTTCCGCGCGATGAACAAGGCTGCCGAGAACGTCTACACCGCGATCCGTCGCGACGGCACGCAACAGAATGTCATCGACACCATGCAGACCCGCATGGAGCTCTACGATCGCATCGACTACCACACCTTCGAGCAAAAGCTCGATGCGTTGTTCGCTGCGAAAAAGTAA
- a CDS encoding GntR family transcriptional regulator, which translates to MLDQLETPVLAQDDSETLSENVFRRIQAAIVKGEIAPGSKISEPELARTYGISRGPLREAIHRLEGQRLLVRVPHVGARVVSLSHAELLELYEIRESLEGMACRLAAERMTLAEIDELRQVLETHERDAAFQAGVGYYQQEGDFDFHYRIIQGSGNRTLTQMLCGELYQLVRMYRIQFSTTPNRPRQAFAEHHRILDAIADRDGELAELLMRRHIDASKRNIARHFQDSAATERGES; encoded by the coding sequence ATGCTCGATCAGCTCGAAACGCCGGTGCTGGCCCAGGATGATTCGGAAACCCTTTCCGAAAACGTCTTCCGGCGTATCCAGGCCGCCATCGTCAAGGGTGAGATTGCCCCCGGCAGCAAGATCTCCGAGCCCGAGCTGGCCCGTACCTACGGCATCAGCCGGGGTCCACTGCGCGAAGCGATCCATCGCCTGGAAGGCCAGCGCCTGCTGGTGCGGGTGCCGCATGTCGGTGCCCGGGTGGTGTCCCTGAGCCATGCCGAGTTGCTGGAACTCTACGAAATCCGCGAGTCCCTGGAAGGCATGGCCTGCCGCCTGGCGGCCGAGCGCATGACCCTGGCGGAAATCGACGAACTGCGCCAGGTCCTGGAAACCCACGAGCGCGACGCGGCATTTCAGGCCGGTGTCGGCTATTACCAACAGGAAGGCGATTTCGACTTTCACTATCGGATCATCCAGGGCAGCGGCAACCGCACCCTGACGCAAATGCTCTGCGGCGAGTTGTATCAACTGGTGCGCATGTACCGCATCCAGTTTTCCACCACGCCCAACCGTCCGCGCCAGGCCTTTGCCGAGCACCACCGGATTCTCGATGCCATCGCCGACCGTGACGGCGAACTGGCTGAATTATTGATGCGCCGGCACATCGACGCTTCCAAACGCAACATCGCGCGTCATTTCCAAGACAGCGCCGCCACTGAACGAGGTGAGTCATGA
- a CDS encoding ATP-dependent zinc protease, with amino-acid sequence MTFKPLSAVLCFMCLPGLAAAGEKTVYGLNEYAALQGIDLEVAAKLDTGAKTASLSARDIKRFKRNGESWVRFYLAIDAAHSHPIERPLARVSKIKRRAGDYDPEEGKKYTARPVIELDICMGSALRGIEVNLTDRSAFQYPLLIGSEALKRFDALVDPSLKYAAGKPACTNAALTAE; translated from the coding sequence ATGACATTCAAGCCCTTATCCGCTGTCCTCTGCTTCATGTGCCTGCCGGGGCTCGCCGCGGCAGGTGAAAAGACCGTGTACGGCCTCAACGAATATGCAGCGCTGCAGGGCATCGACCTGGAGGTTGCCGCCAAGCTGGACACCGGCGCCAAGACCGCCTCCCTCAGTGCCCGCGACATCAAGCGCTTCAAACGCAATGGCGAATCCTGGGTGCGTTTCTACCTCGCCATCGACGCGGCCCATTCGCACCCCATCGAACGCCCGCTGGCCCGGGTCAGCAAGATCAAACGCCGCGCCGGTGATTACGACCCGGAAGAAGGCAAGAAATACACGGCCCGGCCGGTCATCGAACTGGATATCTGCATGGGCTCGGCCCTGCGCGGCATCGAAGTGAACCTGACCGACCGCAGCGCCTTCCAATACCCGTTGCTGATCGGTTCCGAGGCACTCAAACGCTTCGACGCACTGGTCGACCCCAGTCTCAAATACGCTGCCGGCAAACCCGCCTGCACCAATGCCGCTCTTACCGCAGAGTAA
- a CDS encoding inactive transglutaminase family protein, with product MRSLTLHLKMLIAILVVLGLSVTAYQIFVLGIPVTEDATDDLWNIDAKVEFVPNAKDPVKIQMFVPPLSRDYVSLNESFISNNYGVAVNRIDGNRKVTWSARRAKGSQTLYYRLVLTKRYSAEKTKVKGPTFRDSIAIEGPEKIAAEALLAPIRQHSADVETFISEAIKRVNNLNDDNVKLLLAGDPSSSNKARIVELVLSIAHVPVEKVHTIRLAAEQPQTPELWLRSFNGNDWLYFNPDTGEQGLPTDRLLWWTGDENLITVDGGKKATVTFSMNNSEMNAIRLAKLTDENTDANFLEYSLYGLPLQTQQTFMIMVMIPIGVLVILVLRNLIGLQTLGTFTPVLIALAFRETQLGFGIVLFTVITALGLSLRSYLEHLKLQMLPRLSVVLTFVVVLIAAISLFSHKLGLERGLSVALFPMVILTMTIERLSITWEERGGGHAMKVAIGTLFAAALAHLIMSVPELVYFVFTFPAILLILVGFMLAMGRYRGYRLTELVRFKAFLKADS from the coding sequence ATGCGCTCCCTTACCCTCCATTTGAAAATGCTGATCGCCATCCTGGTGGTGCTGGGCCTGTCGGTGACGGCCTATCAGATTTTCGTGCTCGGCATCCCGGTGACCGAAGACGCCACGGACGACCTGTGGAACATCGACGCCAAGGTCGAGTTCGTACCCAACGCCAAGGACCCGGTGAAGATCCAGATGTTCGTGCCGCCCCTGAGCCGCGACTACGTCAGCCTCAACGAGAGTTTCATTTCCAACAATTACGGCGTAGCGGTGAACCGGATCGACGGCAACCGCAAAGTGACGTGGTCGGCCCGCCGGGCCAAAGGCAGCCAGACCCTCTACTACCGCCTGGTGCTGACCAAGCGCTACAGCGCCGAAAAAACCAAGGTCAAGGGGCCCACCTTCCGCGACAGCATCGCCATTGAAGGCCCGGAGAAGATCGCCGCCGAAGCCCTGCTCGCGCCGATCCGCCAGCACTCGGCCGACGTCGAGACCTTCATCAGCGAAGCCATCAAGCGGGTCAACAACCTCAACGACGACAACGTCAAGCTGCTGCTGGCTGGCGACCCGTCCTCGAGCAACAAGGCCAGAATCGTCGAGCTGGTGCTGTCCATCGCCCATGTACCGGTGGAAAAGGTCCACACCATCCGCCTGGCGGCCGAACAGCCGCAAACGCCGGAACTGTGGCTGCGCAGCTTCAACGGTAACGATTGGCTGTATTTCAACCCGGACACCGGCGAACAGGGCCTGCCCACCGACCGCCTGCTGTGGTGGACCGGTGATGAGAACCTGATCACCGTCGATGGCGGCAAGAAAGCCACCGTCACCTTCAGCATGAACAACAGCGAGATGAACGCCATTCGCCTGGCCAAGCTGACGGACGAGAACACCGACGCCAACTTCCTCGAATATTCGCTCTACGGCCTGCCGCTGCAAACCCAGCAGACGTTCATGATCATGGTGATGATCCCCATCGGCGTGCTGGTGATCCTGGTGCTGCGCAACCTGATCGGCCTGCAGACCCTGGGGACCTTTACTCCGGTGCTGATTGCCCTGGCTTTCCGCGAGACTCAGCTGGGCTTCGGGATTGTCCTGTTCACGGTGATCACGGCCCTGGGCCTGTCACTGCGCTCTTACTTGGAACACCTCAAGTTGCAGATGCTGCCAAGGCTTTCGGTGGTGCTGACGTTCGTGGTGGTGCTGATCGCCGCCATCAGCCTGTTCAGCCATAAGCTGGGTCTGGAGCGCGGCCTGTCGGTGGCGCTGTTTCCGATGGTGATCCTGACCATGACCATTGAACGCCTGTCCATCACCTGGGAAGAGCGCGGCGGCGGCCATGCCATGAAGGTCGCCATCGGCACCCTGTTCGCCGCAGCCCTGGCACACCTGATCATGAGCGTGCCGGAGCTGGTGTACTTCGTCTTCACCTTCCCGGCGATCCTGCTGATCCTGGTGGGCTTCATGCTGGCCATGGGTCGCTATCGCGGCTACCGCCTGACCGAGCTGGTGCGGTTCAAGGCCTTTCTCAAGGCTGACTCGTAA